The genomic window GGACTTCTTCCAGCTTGAATGGCTTGATAATCGCCATAACGATTTTCATGGGTCCTATCCCCGCTTGGCCCGGTCCGGACATGGCCGGGCGTTCTCGACTGGTTCGCCACGAGGGAGAAGTTCACTACGCGGGCTCAGCCGGGACCCGTAGAATCAAATGCCGTGCCAGATCAGGCGCGTTGCCTAACGGATTATGAAAACGCGTGTTTTCGCGCCTAACGCGCATTGCCGTGCAGTGCGATATTACGTCGCGCTCAAAACGTGGTCACGTCTGCTCAAAACGCAGGCAGGACAGGCTGCCGACACAATGTTGCTCATGTGTCGGGCAGTCAAAAGGTATTTTGATACGGAAGGGGACTTAAGAAATATCGAGACCACTGCGCCCGCTGCTTACGGGATATGCTCATCGCGGCGGCCGCGGGTCGAGCAGATGAACCTCGCCGAGGGTATCCCGCTGAGGGCCGCTGTCGCACCATCAGGCGGCGTCGCGCTCTGCAAAAACCCGGTCGACCAATCCCCATTCGACTCCCTGCTGCGCGGTCATGAAGTGGTCGCGGTCCAGGGTCCGTTCCACCTCCTCTTCAGTCCGTCCGCAATGCTGCGCATAGAGCCTGGTGATGCGCCGCTTGGTTTCCTGCATTTCGTTGGCGTGGATCAGGATGTCTGACGCCTGGCCCTGGAAGCCGCCGAGCGGCTGATGCACGTGAAGGCTCGCATTGGGCAGCGCGGCGCGGTGACCGGGTTCGCCGGCCATCAGCAGGAATGAGCCCATGGAGCGCGCGGTGCCCATGCACAGCGTATGAACCGGCGCCTTGATGAACTGCATGGTGTCGTACATCGCGAGCCCGCTGGTAACCACGCCGCCATAGGAATTGATGTAGAGATTGATCGGCCGGCTCGGATTCTCCGCCTCCAGGAATAGCAGCTGCGCGCAAACCAGCCCGGACATCGCATCATTGACCTCGCCGTTGAGGAAGATGATGCGTTCGCGCAGCAGCCGCGAGTAGATGTCGAAGGATCGTTCGCCGCGGGCGGATTGTTCGACGACCATAGGGACGAGCTGAAGCATGTCGCGCATCGGCGACCTCCATGTCTGCAGGTGATGAAGTTGTGTTGTTGCTAGGCCGCCGCGCGCATCAGGCAGCAATTGCTATTGGCCGGCTGCGGCAGCCTTGTTCGCTGGTCGCAGGCTTGCTGGATGATGCGAAAGCGGGTGCCGCCGTCTTCGTTCGGCTCGATCCGGAAGATGACGTGGCTCTCGCGAAATGGCGGTTTGGAATCGCGAAGCCGGTAGCGCACCTCTTCACCTGCGATCGTTGATTCCGGCTCGGCGCCGGCAAGGTCGCAATCCGGCAGCCAGCGCTCGCGCAATGCAGGAATGGTCACGGCGCGCCAGACTTTTGCCGGCGGTGCATCGAAATCATATTCGAGCACGAGGGCTTCGTCGGGACGATCAGGCTTCACGGTGTCGCTCATTGATCCATGTCCTTCAGGAGGTCAGCGAGTGCTTCCATGCGCTTCGGCCAATAGGCGCGGTAGCGCGCAAGCCATGCCCCGATGGCGACGATTCCGTCCGGGTCGACTTCGTAATTCACAAAGCGGCCCTGCCGCTGTTCGCGCACGAGGCCTGCCGCGCGCAGCACCGAAAGATGCTGCGACATCGCGGGTTGGCTGATCTCCAATCCGTCGCGCAAGGCGCTGGCATTCAGGCTTCCGCCAGCGAGCTTTTCAAAGACCTTGCGGCGCGTCGGGTCGGCCAGCGCCTTGAAGATGTCGGCTTCGATCATGACAACACATAAGCACGTACTTATGTGTCGCGCAAGCCCCTGTTACTGAAGCGCCTCGCCGTGCTGCGAAATATCCAGCCCCTCGAGCTCGTGCTCACGGGATACGCGCAAGGGCACGAACAGGCCGACCAGCTTGAGCAGGACGAAGCTCACCCCTGCCGACCACACGAAGGTGACGGCGACGCCATAGAGCTGGATCAACACTTGCTGCGGGTGGCCCTCGATCAGGCCGGCGGTGCCGCCGATGGCGCTGGTTGCGAACACGCCGCCAAGCAGGGTGCCGGTCAGGCCGCCGATGCCGTGGACGCCGAACACGTCGAGCGAATCGTCATAGTTGAAGCGGTGCTTCAGCCAGGTGCAGGCCCAGTAGCAAACCGCACCGGCAATGATGCCGATGACGATGCCGTGCCAGGGCGCCACG from Bradyrhizobium zhanjiangense includes these protein-coding regions:
- a CDS encoding ATP-dependent Clp protease proteolytic subunit, translated to MRDMLQLVPMVVEQSARGERSFDIYSRLLRERIIFLNGEVNDAMSGLVCAQLLFLEAENPSRPINLYINSYGGVVTSGLAMYDTMQFIKAPVHTLCMGTARSMGSFLLMAGEPGHRAALPNASLHVHQPLGGFQGQASDILIHANEMQETKRRITRLYAQHCGRTEEEVERTLDRDHFMTAQQGVEWGLVDRVFAERDAA
- a CDS encoding SRPBCC family protein, which codes for MSDTVKPDRPDEALVLEYDFDAPPAKVWRAVTIPALRERWLPDCDLAGAEPESTIAGEEVRYRLRDSKPPFRESHVIFRIEPNEDGGTRFRIIQQACDQRTRLPQPANSNCCLMRAAA
- a CDS encoding ArsR/SmtB family transcription factor, which gives rise to MIEADIFKALADPTRRKVFEKLAGGSLNASALRDGLEISQPAMSQHLSVLRAAGLVREQRQGRFVNYEVDPDGIVAIGAWLARYRAYWPKRMEALADLLKDMDQ